ACAACAGGAGACCAGACTTGCAAGAACATAGACATTTCTCATGCGCAATCTGCTccatttttgtctgccaattggCAGATAACAGAAATTTGAAAGAAACACACCACAAATAGATATTTTTGTACTGTGTTAAATGTTAATATCTTTAATAAAGCTCCCAAAGTTAACAAAAATAATTTCCTCATTTCAACTGGCTGGCAAATGAAATAACTTACAATTGTAACAGGTTAAAGTACATGACACAAATTTATATTCTGTTCTTTACTACATTAGTTGCAAATTACAGAATGCTTTATTTCCAGCACAGAAGGGTAAGCAGGAAGTTCCCAAAGCTGAAAACACTCATACTCAGGACCAAGAACATGGAACATGTCGACTCACTGGACGCCAAACTATCTCGCATTCTTCCAGCACCAAGGTAGAGTCACTAATCAGAATTTTAGATAATAGTTGAGATGAACAAGAGAAAACATGTCAGAGGAAACTTTATAACTGCAAGAGGAAGAAAGGAATAGATGACAAGGTGTGAGAGTTGGCTCGTATGGATTTTTGAcagcagcatggacaagttgggctattTTTTGACTGTTGCACATTTTAATATCAGAAAATAAACTACTGAATTGATATGGTGAAACAAATAGTCCTGACAATTAAAGGGCTTGCTTGTAAACCAGTTTACAAGGACAGAAAGCAACATATTGAGCTGCATAACTTGATAACATTTTATAGGACCACTGTTGAGagttctgtctggctgcatcattgtattGTATGGTAACTGCAAAGCATCGGAGTGCAAGTCAACAGAGGATTATTAAAACGGCCAAGAGGTCACTGGGGTTTCCCTTTTCTCTATTGATGACAAATTTGCTgtgagcattgcttaaatagggctcaaagaattactgaTGATCCAtcccatccatcacacagtaatTTTGACTGACTACCATCAGGAGGAAGGTACGggaccatcaaaatcaggactgccaggctgggaaatagcttattCCTGTTAGTTGTTTGATTAATGAAGGGTATCCTGTAAAAAATTATTTACAcatgtttattttatattatatttttatttatcaatgtgATGAAGTGCTGAATTTGTGATATATTTACTGTGTATGTATCATaataaagttcctcaacatgattatccaactgcacgaaaaccaacaaggtcgggtcagatacagcaatgagctctctgaacccttcaccattaacaatggcgtgaagcaaggctgtgttctctcaccaaccctcttttcaatcttcttcagcatgatgctgaaccaagccatgaaagacctcaacaatgaagatgctgtttacatccggtaccgcacggatggcagtctcttcaatgtgaggcgcctgcaagctcacaccaagacacaagagaaacttgtccgtgaactactctttgcagacgatgccgctttagttgcccattcagagccagctcttcagcgcttgacgtcctgttttgcagaaactgccaaaatgtttggcctggaagtcagcctgaagaaaacggaggtcctccatcagccagctccccaccatgactaccagcctccccacatctccatcgggcacacaaaactcaaaacggtcaaccagtttacctatctcggctgcaccatttcatcagatgcaaggatcgacaacgagatagacaacagactctccaaggcaaatagcgcctttggaagactacacaagagtctggaaaaacaaccaactgaaaaacctcacaaagattagtgtatacagagccgttgtcatacccacactcctgttcagctccgaatcatgggtcctctaccggcatcacctacggctcctagaacgcttccaccagcgttgtctccgctccatcctcaaaattcattggagcgacttcatccctaacatcgaagtactcgagatggcagaggccgacagcatcgagtccacgctgctgaagatccagctgcgctgggtgggtcacatctccagaatggaggaccatcgccttcccaagatcgtgttatatggcgagctctccactggccaccgtgacagaggtgcaccaaagaagaggtacaaggactgcctaaagaaatctcttggtgcctgccacattgaccaccgccagtgggctgatctcgcctcaaaccgtgcatcttggcgcctcacagttcggcgggcagcaacctcctttgaagaagaccgcagagcccacctcactgacaaaagacaaaggaggaaacacccaaccccaaccaaccaattttcccctgcaaccgcgtctgcctgtcccgcatcggacttgtcagccacaatcgagcctgcagctgacgtggacttttaccccctccataaatcttcgtcctcgaagccaagccaaagatatgtactcactgacaaaagaggaaaaacccaacacccaaccccaaccaaccaattttcccttgcaaccgctgcaaccgtgtctgcctatcccgcatcggacttgtcagtcacaaacgagcctgcaggtgacgtggacattacccctccataaatcttcgtccgcgaagccaagccaaagaaagatatgtactgtaacggatttgtgttaacctttaatttaaggttaaactatatttcttttataaaaatgtcttagtaaattatagagttaaaatattgtatctgtattcttagtcaGTTCGCTGTGGGTTAATACAGAGTCACAggcaggtcacagcacatttgtagagaaccattgttttctgagaGGAATGTTCATTCTCTAGTGATGTGTCTTGGACAgacagctaatggatttcaagtgggtcttaattattcaagaacagcTGAGGAATACATCTGTTTtagcctcttgaacagaggtgaagtcagaggttgttaatggatatggaatggttttgaaaaaggaacagaattttggtagaaataaaactgatggtcatgtggtttccaagaattgggactcacctcggtgatgatgtaacagtcacatgatttggagaactaTATTACCGAATTCAGACATtctgagttcagttttggaagagttctgttcggagagtacagaagtcaaaaccctctGACACAGGGATCTAAACCTTGTGAAAgatagggttgagttacagtaaccagaattggagctgttgtgtgttactcctgggaaataAGGAAGCCCATTTTgatgtctctttggaaaagaggacagatttctactgggtctatttttgtgaggccacttcatttaacccttgtctagTTTGTGTCTTCATTGTGAAAGAAGATAACTACATTTGTTTatcccttgtctgggtttgtgaattcatcatgaaAGAAAATAACCACATTGTGAGTAAAAGGACTAAGATatcatgtttaaaagtgctttttaattatttctgaactgagaatttaagaccttcaagcaagacctcaatgatgctgaacttttaaagactgACTTTTTACAGTGGGACTTTGAACTATATACACGCACAtatttacatttgcgcatagtagggttaaatttagagttaaataaGTTTAGAgtcaagaaatgttatgttattaatagtttaataatattttgaatttaccacagtctggtgaattttccaatgTTGTTCCTGTGTTGGTGCTAAGAAAGTCCCTTTACCACAAAGAATAattgaaagggttgttagtttgtaacagtaCAGTCAAGGTAGTATAAGTAGTcatgtacagtctactcaaggatagtcagcatggcctcatgagtctaattgagtttattgatgaggtaacaaaagaaattgatgagggtaggataGTATAGGTGTatattagcaaggcatttgacaaggtcccccatgagagattcatTTAGAATgtcatgaggtatgggatcaTGGAAtttggctgtatggataaaaagaaaaaaatttactTGCAGgaagagaatagtagtggaataAAAGTATTTGCCtgaaggtctgtgactagtggagtgctgtagggttctgttctgggacctcttctctgctatttttataaatgacctggatgaagaggcgaatggatgggtcagtaagtttgcggatgacacaaaggttggaggagttgtggatggagttaaAGGTTGTCAAACAGGATGGAGAGTTGGGTAGAAAAATggaagtgtgaggtaatgcattttggaaggacgaaccagaaggctgagtacagggttaacggtcagttacttaagagtgtggatgaacagagggaccttggtgtccaaatccacacatccctcaaggtcgctgcacaggttgataggatagttaagagcaGCTCTGgggtgctgggcttcattaatgggggggaggggattgaattcaggagcagAGGACATATTAcatctctacaaatctttggtaagactacactgagagtattgtgttcagttctggttgcctcgttataggaagaatgtgg
The Narcine bancroftii isolate sNarBan1 chromosome 1, sNarBan1.hap1, whole genome shotgun sequence genome window above contains:
- the LOC138745989 gene encoding uncharacterized protein, which gives rise to MIIQLHENQQGRVRYSNELSEPFTINNGVKQGCVLSPTLFSIFFSMMLNQAMKDLNNEDAVYIRYRTDGSLFNVRRLQAHTKTQEKLVRELLFADDAALVAHSEPALQRLTSCFAETAKMFGLEVSLKKTEVLHQPAPHHDYQPPHISIGHTKLKTVNQFTYLGCTISSDARIDNEIDNRLSKANSAFGRLHKSLEKQPTEKPHKD